The sequence taaaaatgcatcattttctaaataacagtaataaaaacTTGTTCTTTATTAATATCACTTATTAATATTACTAAAAAGTAATGCTTCTGATGAGATGTATGAAAGTacataactttaaaaaagtatACATCTCAGTATATCCCAAATATTGTATAGGATATACCTGTGCTAAAGATTTTATCAGTTAAAACATTAAGAAATAATACTTAGATTTCTATTTACCTTTAATactatctttgtgtgtgtgtgcttagtcacttagttgtgtctgaccctgggaccccatggacagaggagcctggtgggctacagtctatgtgctcctctgtccatgggatttctcaggcaagaatactggagtgcattgccatttctttgTCCAGGGTCCCAATCCAGAGGTTGAATCCACCTCTcccatattggcaggtggattctttaccactagcaccacctgggaagcccccaatgcTATTTTCAGTATATCCCAAATATTACATGGGATAAgtaaatgtgttagtcactcagctgtgtccaactctttgcaatcccatggagtatagacctccaggctcctctgtccatggagttttgcaagcaagaatattggagtgggttgccattcatgtCTCCAATTAGATGGGATATACTCGTGCTAACGATCTTACCCCAGTAGAGAATTCCCTGgcgtgcagtggttaggacttggtgctttcattaccaagggcccaggttcattcatccctggtggggaaaataAGATCTCACAAGTCATGGagtggacaggaaaaaaaaaagtcttatcaagcaaaataaaacattttatctactactaatgctaataataaatagaaacaaacagaaatctctAGTATAGGTATATAATGAGATataccgctgctaagtcgcttcagtcctgtccgactctgtgcgaccccatagacagcagcccaccaggctcccctgtccccgggattctccaggcaagaacactggagtgggttgccatttccttctccaatgcattaaagtgaaaagtgaaagtgaagtcgctcagtcgtgtccgactctctgagatcccatggactgcagcctaccaggctcctccaaccatgggattttccaggcaagagtactggagtggggtgccatttccttctccgtgagATATActacacactgctatatgtaaaataacaaggacctactgtatagcacagcgaaTTCCACTCAACCTAGTAGATgcgaaaagaatctgagaaagaatgtaTAAAGGTATAAcagaaccactttgctgtacgtctaaaaataacaaaattgtaagtcaactatactccattatagaataaaaattttaataaatagttaactaaatttcattttaaacaaatattattaAAGAATTAATAGTACTGTTTAATAGTTTGATATTAATAAAAGCTTTGGCACAAGTATATCCCATCCACTGTTTGGGATACACTTACACTAAGAATTTAGCCTTGTTTTTGAAATTCAAAGTTACCTGGGCATCTTCTGTTTGGATTTGCCCCATCCGGCCTCAGAGGGTGGTGGGCGGTGTCCAGGTTGGGCGGGGCCTGACGCGCTGCGCCCCGCCTCCCGCAGGCAGGTGCTGCGAGACCACAATTGCCTGCAGACGCTGCTGCAGCATCTGACGTCGCACAGCCTGACCATAGTGAGCAATGCGTGCGGCACGCTCTGGAACCTGTCGGCCCGCAGCCCTCGAGACCAGGAGCTGCTGTGGGACCTGGGCGCCGTGGGCATGCTGCGGAACCTGGTACACTCCAAGCACAAGATGATCGCCATGGGCAGCGCCGCCGCGCTGCGCAACCTGCTGGCTCACCGGCCTGCCAAGTACCAGCCAGCGGCCACCGCGGTCTCCCCGGGCTCCTGCGCGCCCAGCCTGTATGTGCGCAAACAGCGCGCACTGGAGGCCGAGCTGGACACACGGCACCTGGCGCAGGCGCTTGACCACCTGGAGAAGCAGGGCCTGCCGGAGGCCGAGGCCGCCTCCAAGAAGCCCCTCCCGCCCCTACGCCACCTGGACGGCCTGGCGCAGGACTACGCCTCTGACTCGGGCTGTTTTGACGACGACGATGCGCcctccctggctgctgctgccactgccacAGAGCCCGCCAGCCCCGCAGTGCTCTCCCTCTTCCTGGGCAGCCCCTTCCTGCAGGGCCAGGCGCTGGCCCGAGCCCCGCCCACCCGCCGAGGAGGCCTGGAGGTGGAGAAGGAGGCCGGTGGGGAGGCAGCCGTGGCAGCTAGGGCCAAGGCCAAGCTGGCGCTAGCAGTGGCTCGCATCGACAGGCTGGTAGAGGACATCTCGGCCCTGCACACTTCATCTGACgacagcttcagcctcagctccGGGGACCCTGGCCAGGAGGCCCCGCGAGAAGGCCGTGCCCAATCCTGCTCACCTTGCAGGGGGCCTGAGGGGGGACGGCGGGAAGTGGGCAGCAGCCGGGCTCACCCACTGCTGCGACTCAAGGCAGCCCACGCCAGCCTTTCCAATGACAGTCTCAACAGCGGTAGCACCAGTGATGGGCACTGTCCTCGTGAACACTCACGGCCCTGCTCGCTGGCTGCTCTGGCTGAGCACCGAGAGGGGCCCCCACGTGGTCAGGCGCGGCCCAGCCGGCTTGACCTCAGCCTGCCCAGTGGCCAGGCTGAGCCTGAGGCCCGGGATGCCAAGGCCACAGATGCCCATGTGCGTACCATCAAGTTGTCGCCCACCTACCAGCACGTGCCGCTGTTGGAGGGCACCACTAGGGTGGGTGTGGGGTCCCTGGCCCCTGGGGCCCGAAAACAGGCCTGGCTGTCCACGGAGGGCCTGAGCAGTGTGCCTGAGAAGCTAATGGTCGAGAAGGCACCCCTCTGCCTGTCCCGCTGCAGCTCGCTGTCCTCGCTGTCCTCAGCTGGCCGCCCGGGGCCCAGTGAGGCTGGGGACCTAGACGAGAGCGACTCATCTCTGGAAGGGCTGGAGGAGTCTGGCCCTGGTGAGGCAGAGCTGGATGGGGCCTGGCGGGGCCCAGGGACCGCCTCCCTGCCCATGGCCATCCCAGCGCCCCAGAGGGGTCGGGGCCTGGGGGTGGAGGATGCCACGCCGTCCAGCTCCTCTGAGAACTGTGTGCAGGAGACACCGCTGGTGCTGAGCCGCTGCAGCTCAGTCAGTTCACTGGGCAGCTTCGAGAGTCCATCCATTGCCAGCTCCATCCCCAGTGACCCGTGCAGCGGGCTGGGCAGTGGCACAGTCAGCCCCAGTGAGCTGCCTGATAGCCCCGGGCAAACCATGCCGCCGAGCCGCAGCAAGACACCGCCACTGGCTCCAGCACCACCGGGCGAGCGGGAGGCCACCCAGTTCAGCCTTCAGTGGGAGAGTTATGTGAAGCGCTTCCTGGACATCGCCGACTGCCGGGAGCGCTGCCGGCTGCCCTCCGAGCTGGATGCAGGCAGCGTGCGTTTCACTGTGGAGAAGCCCGACGAGAACTTTTCATGTGCCTCCAGCCTCAGCGCATTGGCCCTGCACGAGCTCTACGTGCAGAAGGACGTGGAGCTGCGGTTACTGCCCCCTGCCTGCCCAGAGCGCGGCAGTGGGGGAGGCGGAGGCCCGGGGCACCGCCGACGGGACGAGGCCAGTGGCTGTCTGGAAGGGCCAGCGTCCACCGATCAGGAGCTGGAGCTGCTGCGCGAGTGCCTGGGTGGGGCCGTGCCTGCCCGGCTCCGCAAGGTGGCCTCAGCACTGGTGCCTGGCCGCCGTGCGCTGCCCGTGCCGGTGTACATGCTGGTGCCTGCCCCGGCCCATGAGGATGACTCCTGCACTGACTCAGCTGAGGGCACTCCAGTCAACTTCTCCAGCACCGCTTCCCTCAGTGACGAGACCCTGCAGGGACCCCCCAAGGATGGTAGGCGTTTGGATGGGCAGAAACCCGCAGGTCATGCCGCCTCCACTAGGCAGTCTGCTGGGCAGCGGCACAGGGTGGGGGGCATGGGCCGGAGCACAGAGCAGCCCCAGGGGGCtggcaggagcctggcagggctagaGCTGCCCCTCCGCCGGCCCCCGAGCGCCTGCAGGGATACTGACAGCTCCCGCCCAGGCCGGGAGCATGGGGACGGGGCTCTGCAGTCTCTGTGCCTCACAACGCCCACCGAGGAGGCTGTGTACTGTTTCTATGGCAATGACTTGGATGAGGAGCCGGCCACGGCGGTGGCAGCAGCACCCCCACGGCGTGCATCCGCGATCCCCCGGGCGGTAAAGAGGGAGTGCCCGGCTGGTGCCAGGAAGGAGGTGCAGGCTGTGCCCAAGGCTGCACCCAAGGCAGCACCACCCACCCGGGCCCAGCCCAGCCTCATTGCAGATGAGACACCACCGTGCTACTCCCTGAGCTCCTCCGCCAGCTCCCTCAGCGAACCTGAGCCCTCTGAGTGCATGGCCAGTCGGGCCCGGGTCCACAAGCCAGGGCTCACCAAGGACCTGGTCTCCGGGGGCAGGAAGGATGGCTCCCTCAGCCCGCGGGCCGAGGCAGAGCTGCTCCGGCGCTGCATCGGCTCAGCCTTGCCCAGGCGCCAGCCCCAGGTGTCTGGCCCAAGGCGCCGCCCACCCCGAGAGGCCCAGCCAAAGGAGCATGCAGCAGAGGGGCCCCGGGAGCGCGGTGAGGAGGCAACCAGCTCAGACCATGCCTCAGACCTGGACAGCATCGAGTGGCGTGCCATCCAGGAGGGCGCCAATTCTGTTGCCACATGGTTGCACCAGGCCGCAGCGGCGGCCGCCCGCGAGGCCTCCTCAGAGTCTGATTCCGTTCTGTCCTTTGCAACAGGGCAGTCTGTGGGTTCCACCCTGCAGCCCACCCTGCATAGGAAGGGGTGTCGGCCAAGGGCAGAGCGCCAGGCGAGTGGTGCCCTGCGGCCAGAGAAACCAGAAGGGGCCCTCACCCAGCGCAGCAGTGGGCCAGAGAAGCCGCGTAGCACTCAGAAGGCCCCAAATGGGGTGCCAGCAGTGCTCCGGGGACATACAGTGATCTACATGCCCAGCCCCGCCACCCGGGCACAGCCCAGAGGTGCCCCTGGTTCCCGCATTGTGGCGAGAAAGATGGGAGCGCCCAGCCCCGTGCAGCCAGCGGCCCCCACTAAAGCCCCTAGCCTAGGGCAGCAGCGGTCTAGGAGCCTGCACCGGCCTGGCAAGATCTCAGAGCTGTCAACGCTCAGCCCCCCGCAGAGAAGTGCCACACCACCAGCCCGCCTTGCGAAGACCCCGTTGTCAAGCTCCTCTCAGACCTCACCGgcctcccagcctctgcccagGAGGTCACCCCCTGCTGCTCAGCCTgcagggcccctgcctggcccCAAGGCCTCCCCAGTGCCCAAGACTCCAGCAAGGGCCCTGCTGGCCAAGCAGCACAAGACGCAGAAGTCACCCGTGAGGATCCCCTTCATGCAGAGGCCCGCCAGGCGGGGGCCGCCGCCCTTGGCTAGGGCAGCCCCGGAGCCAGGCCCCAGGGGCCGGGTGGGCACAGAAGGCGGCCCTGCAGCCCGAGGGGGCCGCCTGGGCCTGGTGCGCGTGGCCTCCGCCCGCTCCAGCGGCAGCGAATCCTCCGACCGCTCGGGTTTCCGGCGGCAGCTGACCTTTATCAAGGAGTCGCCGGGCCTGCTGCGCCGCCGACGCTCTGAACTGTCCGCACCCGAAGCCACCAACCCGACCACCCAGGCTGCCTCGCCCTGCCGCGGCCGGCCCACACTACCCGCTGTCTTCCTCTGCTCCTCGCGCTGTGATGAGCTGCGGGCAGGCTCCCGGCAGGCCCCGGCCCCTCAGCGGGCCCAcgcggcccggccccgccccagcGAGCGGCAGCCTCGGCGCACTAGCTCCGAGAGTCCGTCCCGCCTGCCCGTCCGCACGCCGGCCGCCGGGCCCGAGACGGTCAAGCGCTACGCCTCCCTGCCCCATATCAGCGTGGCCCGCAGACCGGATGCCACCAGCCCCGAACCTGCGGCGGACGCCACACGCCGCAGCAGCGCAGGAGAGGCCGGGCCGCTGCCTAGGGTGGCCGCGCCGGGCACCACGTGGCGCCGCATCCGGGACGAGGACGTCCCGCACATCCTGCGGAGCACGCTGCCTGCCCGCGCCCTACCGCTGCTGGGCTCCCCTCCCGAGGACGGCCCAGCCGGCCCGCCGCAGCGCAAGACCAGCGACGCCGTGGTCCAGACTGAGGACTTCGCGGCTGCGAAGATCAACTCCAGCACGTCCCCGAGCATGGAAAGCAGGGCGCCCCCCCAGGCCACGGCCAGCGGCCCCACCTCCCTTCTTGGCAGCGACGTGGATGGGCCGCCCGCTAAggcgcccgcccccacccccttcGTCCCCGCCAGCCGGCACGGCTCCCCCAGCCGCTCTGCCCGCGTCCCCCCTTTCAACTACGTGCCCAGCCCCATGGTGGCGGCCACCGCTGACTCCGCCGTGGAGAAggcccccacccccgtccccacCAGCCTTCTGGAATAGTGGCCAGGACTGGACTTCCAGAGCATCTTCTCCTGGCCCAGGGCCGTCTGGCTGCCCCGAGGGTGGTCCCAGGACCCGcctgccaccccccccccccagggccCCGCCCTCCAAGCCTCACCCCTGCCCACACGGGCCTCGCACTCACGTGTAGACGCTTGCTTTTGAGCCGAGGAGGCTTTGGGAGGAAAGGGAGCTGCGGGCTGGAGCGCGCGTCACCGCAAGGGGGCGCCCACGAGGCCCCGGCGCCCACGCGGAGACCATCCTCCTGGCTGGGGCCGTCCTCAGCGGTGCCCTTCTGGGTTCCTGGCCCTGCCGGGCCCGGCATTAGCACCGCACTTGCTCCCTCCGGGGAACGCATGGTGGTGGGGGCGGGAATGACAGTGCCTGTCGAAGTGGGGACGGGGCTGGGAGGGTAGCGGCAGCAGGAGCCTGCCAGCCGGGGGGCGGTGGCGGCTGCGCACGCGCAGGAGAAAGCCTGTAATTACGGGTAGGGCCGGGTAATTGGTTAACTACGGCTTAGCTGGTTTGTTTGCCGTCTCGGCCTCAGCTGGCGGCGTGCGGGAGGGACGTGTCTGCGCCCTACCGAAAGGCCGCCCCAACCCCAGACAGAGACGCGCAGGGATCCTGGAGCACCCCGAAACTGGTCGGGGGCGCTGGGGACACAGGGCGTCCCTGCAGCCCTCGTAAGAAACCAGGAGAGGCAGGCCGTGGCTGAGGAGAGCGAGAAACGGAGGGGAGGCCGGAGCCTAGCTACCGC is a genomic window of Ovis canadensis isolate MfBH-ARS-UI-01 breed Bighorn chromosome 5, ARS-UI_OviCan_v2, whole genome shotgun sequence containing:
- the APC2 gene encoding adenomatous polyposis coli protein 2 isoform X1, whose translation is MGLLGLLSLLHSAFFGDQALQALKMTSSVAAYEQLVRQVEALKAENSHLRQELRDNSSHLSKLETETSGMKAVLQHLQGKLEQEARVLVSSGQTEVLEQLKALQMDITSLYNLKFQPPALAPEPTTRTPEGSPVHSSGPSKENFGELSRATIRLLEELDRERCFLLNEIEKEEKEKLWYYSQLQGLSKRLDELPHVETFSMQMDLIRQQLEFEAQHIRSLMEERFGTSDEMVQRAQIRASRLEQIDKELLSAQDRVQQTEPQALLAVKSMPMDEDAENEVPTHPEDGAPQPGNSKVEVVFWLLSMLATRDQEDTARTLLAMSSSPESCVAMRRSGCLPLLLQILHGTEAGVGGRNGTPGAPGAKDARMRANAALHNIVFSQPDQGLARKEMRVLHVLEQIRAYCETCWDWLQAQDGGPEGGGTGAAPVPIEPQICQATCAVMKLSFDEEYRRAMNELGGLQAVAELLQVDHEMHKMTRDPLNLALRRYAGMTLTNLTFGDVANKAALCARRGCMEAIVAQLASESEELHQVVSSILRNLSWRADINSKKVLREVGSMTALMQCVLRATKESTLKSVLSALWNLSAHSTENKAAICQVDGALGFLVSTLTYKCQSNSLAIIESGGGILRNVSSLIATREDYRQVLRDHNCLQTLLQHLTSHSLTIVSNACGTLWNLSARSPRDQELLWDLGAVGMLRNLVHSKHKMIAMGSAAALRNLLAHRPAKYQPAATAVSPGSCAPSLYVRKQRALEAELDTRHLAQALDHLEKQGLPEAEAASKKPLPPLRHLDGLAQDYASDSGCFDDDDAPSLAAAATATEPASPAVLSLFLGSPFLQGQALARAPPTRRGGLEVEKEAGGEAAVAARAKAKLALAVARIDRLVEDISALHTSSDDSFSLSSGDPGQEAPREGRAQSCSPCRGPEGGRREVGSSRAHPLLRLKAAHASLSNDSLNSGSTSDGHCPREHSRPCSLAALAEHREGPPRGQARPSRLDLSLPSGQAEPEARDAKATDAHVRTIKLSPTYQHVPLLEGTTRVGVGSLAPGARKQAWLSTEGLSSVPEKLMVEKAPLCLSRCSSLSSLSSAGRPGPSEAGDLDESDSSLEGLEESGPGEAELDGAWRGPGTASLPMAIPAPQRGRGLGVEDATPSSSSENCVQETPLVLSRCSSVSSLGSFESPSIASSIPSDPCSGLGSGTVSPSELPDSPGQTMPPSRSKTPPLAPAPPGEREATQFSLQWESYVKRFLDIADCRERCRLPSELDAGSVRFTVEKPDENFSCASSLSALALHELYVQKDVELRLLPPACPERGSGGGGGPGHRRRDEASGCLEGPASTDQELELLRECLGGAVPARLRKVASALVPGRRALPVPVYMLVPAPAHEDDSCTDSAEGTPVNFSSTASLSDETLQGPPKDGRRLDGQKPAGHAASTRQSAGQRHRVGGMGRSTEQPQGAGRSLAGLELPLRRPPSACRDTDSSRPGREHGDGALQSLCLTTPTEEAVYCFYGNDLDEEPATAVAAAPPRRASAIPRAVKRECPAGARKEVQAVPKAAPKAAPPTRAQPSLIADETPPCYSLSSSASSLSEPEPSECMASRARVHKPGLTKDLVSGGRKDGSLSPRAEAELLRRCIGSALPRRQPQVSGPRRRPPREAQPKEHAAEGPRERGEEATSSDHASDLDSIEWRAIQEGANSVATWLHQAAAAAAREASSESDSVLSFATGQSVGSTLQPTLHRKGCRPRAERQASGALRPEKPEGALTQRSSGPEKPRSTQKAPNGVPAVLRGHTVIYMPSPATRAQPRGAPGSRIVARKMGAPSPVQPAAPTKAPSLGQQRSRSLHRPGKISELSTLSPPQRSATPPARLAKTPLSSSSQTSPASQPLPRRSPPAAQPAGPLPGPKASPVPKTPARALLAKQHKTQKSPVRIPFMQRPARRGPPPLARAAPEPGPRGRVGTEGGPAARGGRLGLVRVASARSSGSESSDRSGFRRQLTFIKESPGLLRRRRSELSAPEATNPTTQAASPCRGRPTLPAVFLCSSRCDELRAGSRQAPAPQRAHAARPRPSERQPRRTSSESPSRLPVRTPAAGPETVKRYASLPHISVARRPDATSPEPAADATRRSSAGEAGPLPRVAAPGTTWRRIRDEDVPHILRSTLPARALPLLGSPPEDGPAGPPQRKTSDAVVQTEDFAAAKINSSTSPSMESRAPPQATASGPTSLLGSDVDGPPAKAPAPTPFVPASRHGSPSRSARVPPFNYVPSPMVAATADSAVEKAPTPVPTSLLE
- the APC2 gene encoding adenomatous polyposis coli protein 2 isoform X2, with product MGLLGLLSLLHSAFFGDQALQALKMTSSVAAYEQLVRQVEALKAENSHLRQELRDNSSHLSKLETETSGMKAVLQHLQGKLEQEARVLVSSGQTEVLEQLKALQMDITSLYNLKFQPPALAPEPTTRTPEGSPVHSSGPSKENFGELSRATIRLLEELDRERCFLLNEIEKEEKEKLWYYSQLQGLSKRLDELPHVETQFSMQMDLIRQQLEFEAQHIRSLMEERFGTSDEMVQRAQIRASRLEQIDKELLSAQDRVQQTEPQALLAVKSMPMDEDAENEVPTHPEDGAPQPGNSKVEVVFWLLSMLATRDQEDTARTLLAMSSSPESCVAMRRSGCLPLLLQILHGTEAGVGGRNGTPGAPGAKDARMRANAALHNIVFSQPDQGLARKEMRVLHVLEQIRAYCETCWDWLQAQDGGPEGGGTGAAPVPIEPQICQATCAVMKLSFDEEYRRAMNELGGLQAVAELLQVDHEMHKMTRDPLNLALRRYAGMTLTNLTFGDVANKAALCARRGCMEAIVAQLASESEELHQVVSSILRNLSWRADINSKKVLREVGSMTALMQCVLRATKESTLKSVLSALWNLSAHSTENKAAICQVDGALGFLVSTLTYKCQSNSLAIIESGGGILRNVSSLIATREDYRQVLRDHNCLQTLLQHLTSHSLTIVSNACGTLWNLSARSPRDQELLWDLGAVGMLRNLVHSKHKMIAMGSAAALRNLLAHRPAKYQPAATAVSPGSCAPSLYVRKQRALEAELDTRHLAQALDHLEKQGLPEAEAASKKPLPPLRHLDGLAQDYASDSGCFDDDDAPSLAAAATATEPASPAVLSLFLGSPFLQGQALARAPPTRRGGLEVEKEAGGEAAVAARAKAKLALAVARIDRLVEDISALHTSSDDSFSLSSGDPGQEAPREGRAQSCSPCRGPEGGRREVGSSRAHPLLRLKAAHASLSNDSLNSGSTSDGHCPREHSRPCSLAALAEHREGPPRGQARPSRLDLSLPSGQAEPEARDAKATDAHVRTIKLSPTYQHVPLLEGTTRVGVGSLAPGARKQAWLSTEGLSSVPEKLMVEKAPLCLSRCSSLSSLSSAGRPGPSEAGDLDESDSSLEGLEESGPGEAELDGAWRGPGTASLPMAIPAPQRGRGLGVEDATPSSSSENCVQETPLVLSRCSSVSSLGSFESPSIASSIPSDPCSGLGSGTVSPSELPDSPGQTMPPSRSKTPPLAPAPPGEREATQFSLQWESYVKRFLDIADCRERCRLPSELDAGSVRFTVEKPDENFSCASSLSALALHELYVQKDVELRLLPPACPERGSGGGGGPGHRRRDEASGCLEGPASTDQELELLRECLGGAVPARLRKVASALVPGRRALPVPVYMLVPAPAHEDDSCTDSAEGTPVNFSSTASLSDETLQGPPKDGRRLDGQKPAGHAASTRQSAGQRHRVGGMGRSTEQPQGAGRSLAGLELPLRRPPSACRDTDSSRPGREHGDGALQSLCLTTPTEEAVYCFYGNDLDEEPATAVAAAPPRRASAIPRAVKRECPAGARKEVQAVPKAAPKAAPPTRAQPSLIADETPPCYSLSSSASSLSEPEPSECMASRARVHKPGLTKDLVSGGRKDGSLSPRAEAELLRRCIGSALPRRQPQVSGPRRRPPREAQPKEHAAEGPRERGEEATSSDHASDLDSIEWRAIQEGANSVATWLHQAAAAAAREASSESDSVLSFATGQSVGSTLQPTLHRKGCRPRAERQASGALRPEKPEGALTQRSSGPEKPRSTQKAPNGVPAVLRGHTVIYMPSPATRAQPRGAPGSRIVARKMGAPSPVQPAAPTKAPSLGQQRSRSLHRPGKISELSTLSPPQRSATPPARLAKTPLSSSSQTSPASQPLPRRSPPAAQPAGPLPGPKASPVPKTPARALLAKQHKTQKSPVRIPFMQRPARRGPPPLARAAPEPGPRGRVGTEGGPAARGGRLGLVRVASARSSGSESSDRSGFRRQLTFIKESPGLLRRRRSELSAPEATNPTTQAASPCRGRPTLPAVFLCSSRCDELRAGSRQAPAPQRAHAARPRPSERQPRRTSSESPSRLPVRTPAAGPETVKRYASLPHISVARRPDATSPEPAADATRRSSAGEAGPLPRVAAPGTTWRRIRDEDVPHILRSTLPARALPLLGSPPEDGPAGPPQRKTSDAVVQTEDFAAAKINSSTSPSMESRAPPQATASGPTSLLGSDVDGPPAKAPAPTPFVPASRHGSPSRSARVPPFNYVPSPMVAATADSAVEKAPTPVPTSLLE